The genomic stretch GATGGATATAGAAGATTTGTGACGCATTAGCTTGACTATGAAGCAAACATATGCATTTCTCAAGCCCGTGCTGCTTGGACTACAGCATCAATTTACGAGCAAAACTAGCAGACCAAGAAAAGCTCAGTACCAAGCTGCTCTACGCATAATCTAACAACTGACTGATTATATGCTTGCAACACCGGTCACTTCCCTTAAACAAATTTTACTAAAACTTACGCGTAAAATGCCTCCCATATATGACTTGTccagaagaagcaaaagaaagaaatatggaGAATTACACACCCCAATCAGAAAGACCAAGCCAAGAACCTCCAGACAGATTATAGCTACACTTACATCATTGCGCCTATTAACAGCATCCGCGGACAGAAGAAATTTTAACAAACCTGCATATAAGTACAAAAGGACCAGCTACTTGTTTGACGGCTGCTCAACCATGCCACCTGACACCTACTTTGCCTTCTCTCaagcttcttcctcttctataGTCAATCTCTGCATCAGACATAGAAGAGCCTAATTCATATTTACGGCCGTTCTTGGGTAAGTGAATCCTTGAAAATACATCTTCATCATCAGTCCGATCATGGATACTGGGTGTGCTTGATCCAGAGGCATTGCATGAGTTAAGATCTGCACAGTACAAGGAAGAAAGTAAGCACCTCCAGGAATAGAAAGCAGGAGGAACGCTACACAAACATTGCTTTTCAGAAGATGCCGGTTCAGAAATATAGCGCCTGCTTCCAAACAAGAGTAATCTCAAAGTATGTTATTGAACTAAAAACATTTCTGGCACACTCCATAGAAAGGCTGTGCTCAAATCCCGCCTCATTGTCCACAATTATCCCCTGACTCATAATCGAAGTGGTCTCATGTGATCTCATGCGTTTCCATTATAAAGCCCCGTTCTtgccaagacaaaatcgattcTTCCGATGGATAAATGTCTCTTTCAAATGAATATGCTTTGAGTGCAGATGTCCCAGCCTTCTAACTCATAATTTCCCCAaatttaagcatatcaatagaTCAATCTACAGAAATAGATCCAAGCAAGTTTTTGATTGAAGTGCCTTGACCATCTAAAGACTGACCTCTCAAATCATAGTATGATCTGACTGCAAAGCAAATTGCTGACAAAACTAAAATCACTAAGAGCAATGTGAGGCTCAATTAAATCCTACGAAGATGTAGAATGAAAATAGTGGTTAGTTATACaatattctaaaattttcttttccaattccaTCATTTTCAGCAATATAAGGAGTCACATAATACCTCCTAAACCAAGTTAGGAAGCTCACCCTTTCCAGAATCATGCGAAGTTAGTAGATCGCGTTGCACATCTTGGTCAGCTTTTACGCTTTTGAAGGGCAGAAATTCCGTGCCCAGTTTCTCTGCCTTTTGACCTTCAGTTGGTGGAGGTGCCATTGTAAATGAGTCATCTGtaacatcagcaatttccacATAATTGGTCGTAGTAATTATTTCATCTGCACTGAACCCAAAGGAAGCTCTGTATGCTTCGATTTCCTCTGGATCTTGTTTTGGGCTTCTACTACTTTGCCAATTCTGATTCCCATTTCCAGCAGTAGAGTACGCATCAGAATCCTTGGAAACACTCAACCTCCCACCAGTATTAGGAAATGGTGGATTATGATCCAAATAGAACTCAGCAAATGTAGCTGGGCAGAAGAAATTCGTATCACTTCTAGAAGCACCAGTGGGGCTATGTCCAGATTCTCTTCCAGAACCACCCCGATCGCTTCGAGGTGAAACCGATGAATCCCACTGTGAAGGAAATTCACGTTCTGGGAATGATGATGGTAAACGCTCACCAGACATCCTTGAAATTGGTGAGATCATACCGCTGGGGGGACTTCCAGGGTAAAGTGAATATGCAGCCTGGAGATCATGTGAAGCAACATAACTGGTCTTGTCAGGACATTTGATGTCTTTTACAGATGAAAAATAATGAGCATAAGGAACATCAGGGGAAGAGGGAGTAGTCAAATGAGCCAACTCTGGCGGGGGAGTGAGAGGAGCAGTAGATGGCTCAGTTGTGAAAGTTGAGAAAGCGGGAGGGGAAACCAGCTGTGTTTCATGGGCATATGGTCCTGTGGCAAACATTGTGGATGAAGGGCCACCCGGGGAGTTGGCAGACAATGACAGGAAACAATTATTAGGTGACTGGGCTGTCGAAGGGAGAGCAGAAGTTGTAAAGGATGCTGGAGAAGAAGGCGGAGCTAAAAGAGATGGAGATATGGTAGTAGTATGGTTGGCCAAGCCGGCAGCTTGGGGTCCATTTGGCTGCGTTGCTGAGGCATTGCCCTCAGGAATACGAGATGCAGGAGCTATACGCCTCCCACCTTTCTGAGCACCAAAACAAGAGAAAGCACCCCAACAGCCACCCCATCTCTTTCGCTGTCAATCCAAAGTGTTAgcattttaagattgaattcaGCTGACTGAGCAAATTTAGAATGAAAATATGGACAAGATATAGGAAACCGTTAAGCTATGATCTCAGTTTCCCTTTTCATTATTAAATTCAACAAGGTACCATCCCATATTGCATTGCAAGTACTTTAACCATGGAGTTTAGATGGATGTGGCCATCCTTAAGTCAACTTGAAGgtaaataaattgaaagggacACTCTACAGATGGCTAAAGAAACTTAAGGGGCATTTCTCGGCTGAGAAATCTAACAGAATAAGTCATACTGATAAACAATGGCATGAACATGAAGAGACACTTTGTTGTGAACATAGCAGACATACTTTGGGATCCCTGAAACATCTATATCTTAAATCTTGGAATCAAccaaccaaaagacaaaaaatctTGGAATTACTCATTTTTATTCAGTACTTCAACCTGGTATGGCAAACCTGCCACAATTTGATTTGGGGTCACAAGCATCCGGCACCTGCATCTCCATTTGGAAAACCAACGGACAAGCACAGATGCCTTATTGCATACCTGTGACTAGATAACTTGTGCAAATTACGATTTTTGGGTCAACGTCAGCATTGTTTATGCTGGCTATGCTGACAGGAGATGAGATCAAAATCATCCAGTAAAAGGACACCAGAATCAAAAGACATGGATGCCCAAAGGATGAGCACTTTGTGAAAGAATACAGCTAAGCTTCCAACGTTGCCTCACTGCTTAATGTGCATCCTCCAGACACTCTAGGTGAAGACCGACAAGTATCATTTGACCGAGCATATCCTGTCTTAGACTCTCCTTGAAAGAAGTAGACTGCCACTATCCACTAAACAAATCCATCATTCTCTAGTTGCAACATTCTGCACTACACATGCTCAGAGATTGTTTGGTGGGCTTGGCATTTATACAGTAGACCACAAGAATAGTCAGATTCTAAGTGGTCCACCCATGCAATGGCTCACAAAACCAACCTGAGATTGAGAACCAACAGCCACGTCCTATTTCCCTCCATTAAGTGGTCCAACCGTCCAAAACCACTCGACAATGTGGCTAGGCTCAAAAGACAACTGTTGGCTGTTAGATCAAGATCATCTCTAGTTCTcaacaacaaaaacaacaatGCAAGCAATGACTCAAAAGCAAATGTAGTTTTAACACTGATCTCCCCACCCTTATTTCCGCTCAATTTCTAGCATAAGCTCATCGATATCAAAAGGCAGCCCAGATTTGAGGTCCAGGTCACAAATCGACTCTGATCCTTCCTACTTCTAGGCCATCCAACTCTTATCACAACCTCAATTCCACCAGACACTAGATCTGAACGACATCATCCGAGACCAAAGACAGAAGAATCAACTACTACTGAAAGCTACTCAGATCAGATCCGAAACAAAACAACACAAATGCTacgacgagagagagagagagagagagagagagagagagagagagagagaggctaggCTCGCTCACCGGTTCCGGACGCTGCTGGAGAGGGAACCGATTCTGCTCCGATCCCATGCAACTCGCTCCCGCCGCACCCGCTAAAAGCTCGCTGAAGCTCAGCACGAAACTCGCGAAGGTCCTTTTCTCGGGAGAAGCGATGGCGCGATTGGGGAGTTACGTTCCGGTCACGGCATCTTTTCCGGAAGCGGGAGAGCCACTGCTACGAGAGACAGATGATCGCCATTTcccacaggagagagagagggagagagagagagagagagagagagagatgttaagTACAGATTCTAGCTCGCAAAGGAAATCTGATCgtcgaagacgaagaagaagaagaagaggaagaggaagaagctgaCACGGTGAAGATTTTTGCgactgcgagagagagagagagagagagagagagagatattgtgagggagaattattaaaataagTGGCATTTTCAGGCATttactaaaatatttaaataatggATAATAGacggagacagagagagacaaaaGTGAGAAAAGGATTGGAGTGAGTGTGACTTGgggaaaagcaaaaagattagagagagagagagtgagagagagagagagagagaaatgcttttccaattcttcctctcttttttctttttttcctttttctttttttcctttaacctttttattattttattttattttttgtcctttgccttttgcttttttggggCGATTTTATGGAGATTGAGAAAAGTGGCCTGTACGCTCAAccgggaaaaaaaggaaaaaataataatttttcagtGGAAATTGTATGTTTCTTTACTAATAATGTTTAATCAATacggtcaatttagtcttaaacctttcaattttactaattcgatcata from Rhodamnia argentea isolate NSW1041297 chromosome 2, ASM2092103v1, whole genome shotgun sequence encodes the following:
- the LOC115727352 gene encoding uncharacterized protein At1g76660-like, producing MGSEQNRFPLQQRPEPRKRWGGCWGAFSCFGAQKGGRRIAPASRIPEGNASATQPNGPQAAGLANHTTTISPSLLAPPSSPASFTTSALPSTAQSPNNCFLSLSANSPGGPSSTMFATGPYAHETQLVSPPAFSTFTTEPSTAPLTPPPELAHLTTPSSPDVPYAHYFSSVKDIKCPDKTSYVASHDLQAAYSLYPGSPPSGMISPISRMSGERLPSSFPEREFPSQWDSSVSPRSDRGGSGRESGHSPTGASRSDTNFFCPATFAEFYLDHNPPFPNTGGRLSVSKDSDAYSTAGNGNQNWQSSRSPKQDPEEIEAYRASFGFSADEIITTTNYVEIADVTDDSFTMAPPPTEGQKAEKLGTEFLPFKSVKADQDVQRDLLTSHDSGKDLNSCNASGSSTPSIHDRTDDEDVFSRIHLPKNGRKYELGSSMSDAEIDYRRGRSLREGKVGVRWHG